From the Psilocybe cubensis strain MGC-MH-2018 chromosome 6, whole genome shotgun sequence genome, the window TGACGGTTGTAATGCAGAAATAGAGACAAGGGGTGGTGAATTATGTCAAGCTACGATCCGGAGGTATGCGAAATTAGcctcttttcaaaatttaaggCGACGGACatcagtcaaaaatatatcgtGCCATATAGAAATTACAGGTACTGAAACAGTACCCCTATCTACTACAATATATCACATATACATTATAGTCAGATTCCATGTCCTACTTAGAGTTAAGTAAAGTTACATCTCAGAGGGGAAAAGACTGCACCTATCATGATCGCGGATTATCCTGAGGGTGCATTAGAATAGGTATTCCCCGACTAATGAGGGATACCCGTAGACGGGCGATTTCGAGCTGGGTTTCAAACAGAAGATCTTCATTGGATTTATATGCTCGCATAATGTCGTCCATATAACAACGTAGCTCTGCCTGAACTTCTAGACACCTCTGTTCAGTGAGTTGAAATTGGTCAAGAGCCTTTTTAACGGCCTCTATGCCTTGATTCTAGAGGAAGGTGGATTAAAACATGAAAATAGACCTAAAACGAAGAACTCTGCCTCTTCGGGTATGCTAGGGAGGCGGCGACTTTGAGGTTGCGAAGCgttgttgctattggaaTGGTTCATGATAAAGATAGGCAACAAtttggtgtggtggtggtggcttaAGTTCAAGACGATCAACACATTACGAACCATTAGCACTGTTGATTGCCGAAATACACTTAAATAGAATGACATAAAACCCGTATATGTCTACAAGTCCGTGTTCGAGATACAAGTAATGCTGCACCCTACATATTTACAACTTTGACACCACGGGACGGGGGGAAGATTTGAATCAAAGATGTTGTCGGAAAAGTTGGGAATGTATCACCGCGTTTCATACGAGTAACGGGATATTTATGTACAACGCAAATATCCTTGTCTATTGATCGTATCCTGAATATAATCCCCATTGAATCGCCCTCAAGCGGTGTAACGAAGTCGTCCTTTTTTACAGgatgaattggaaacaaCACTGATTTCGGTAATGTCAGTGTACGTCCCAGTAATGCTAGGTGGGCAGTATCGTCGGTAAGGCTGAGAAGTTCCATCGCCACTTGATGGTCGCCCTTGGATTTGTCTACGACTTTTAATCGTAATCCTTTCAGCTTATCGTATTTCGTATCTAGCCAGTGAGCGACGGTTGAGGGTAGTTCTGCGATTTCCACCGCCGAGTGTACAGGTATTGCTGAATACGGATTCCATGCAGGAGACAGAAAACTTGCTACTGTGGACGGCATTGGAGTTGCTCCACCAGAAGGCCCGGGGTCTTGAGCGGAATTTATATGTTCTCGGTTGCTTGAAACAATGTCAGTAAGCACCTGACAGTCAACGAATCAAGTGAAACCACATACTGTATAATTAAATGTGATATTTTAATACGTTCCACCCTCTGGTTACGAGCTTCCAGCTCAACGTCTGCAAAGCCGTCGGGGGTAGTGCTTTTAACGATGCCATAGTACCCCTTGAATGTATTATtcccgacaacgatgacaCTCAAACCTATATAGACGTCGTTGTGGTCTCTTTCTCCAAGCTTTGACGAATGACGCTTTCGCGGGCGAAGAGTAGCATGGGCAGGGGGGACGTAGAATATGACTGTGTGGATGGGCACAATGACCTGAAAAATGTGTTGAACACTACTGAGACAAAGAGAATGACAGTTCACCTACTTCGCGTTCGTGCTCTGGGGCGATAATACAAACAGATCTTCCATCAAAGTCTGACACCCATCCATGGAGATCTTTGTGATCcccttcaacgacttcaacACTATCGCCTATCTGGAAAGCTGCACGTAGATCGTGTAGTGCAACTGCTTGTGTTATACCTTGGGAGGGGATGTGCACTTCCACCTCAGCGTCAGAAACACTCTTGACCGTTCCAAAAAGACCTAAGTATTCTCCACCAATAATTTTGACTCGATCATATCGTTTCAGTCGAGTCATGGAGATGGCTTTCGAGGCTTGCGCTAAGGTCTCCGTCGTTACAAATGGACACTCGCGAAATTGCTCCAACTCGGACGATGTTGGGAGGAcattggaaagatatttgagATCAATGGCGTCGAAATCCGTGATAATAAATCCATCCTGGAATATCCTGTCGAGGTGcgatttcttgatgttgtccGGAGGTCTGGGGATAAGAACAACACTTTTCCGACCCTGGAATGTGAACACAAGGCCGGTAGCATTTGCGTAGGTCGTCCAAGCCTTACgctttccagcaaccttgACCCACGATTGGTCTTCAGGGCGTGAGGGTGGGGGATGAGATAGGATCTCCATACATCTCTCCGAGGATAGCCTAACTAAATGTGTCGGATTAAGCTCTCTAACGAGGCAGGCTAACGTATGCGCATGTTGCATTGATGGTGCCTCGACGTAGATTCTCCCAGGAATTGAGGATTGAGCGAAGACAGACCGGGCAAGGATGATGGGAAATGTAGGGTTCGTTGACATCTGCATAATTTTGAAAGCGACGGCCTCTTCGCGTCCAACCTATCACTCGTAAGGTGATCAATAAATGCTGACTGAAGACTTATATTATTTTTGCGTACCTTGCAACCTATTTCATACATGATATCAGTCGCGGAAGGCATATAATTATTATCACCAAGTCCTCCTGGTTGGGGATTGCCATATTTCTGTATAAGTTCTCGTGAACTAGATGGCTCTATATCATTGTCAGGATGAATTTTCATGCGTGAAGGCAGAAGCATGGGCAACAAATCGCTCCATTCATCAGCGTTATCTGTATTTTGCATGGCATGATATAGCCGAGAGTGTGCAACacgttcctcatcctcagagTATTCATCGTTATCATTCACTGTATGTCAGAACCCATTAGCATCAGTACATATTGAGCAGAATATATGTAAATTATTGGAACATACGTAGTTGGCCCCCTTCATAatcaagctcttccgaactttcatcatcatcggaaacCGCTGCTTCAATGTCTATGAAGGGATTAATGTCCTGATTTTTTGAGATCATAATTAAATTTCCCTGAAGTTAGTGATTAGATGGAGGGTTGGATTAGTACACACTGTGCGGTTGCCTAGGCTGTCAAGTCGTCTGCGTTTATAACTAGACATTGTGGGTCTTAAAGACTGTTAATCGATGTTCATCTCACTTAATTTATCATCTTAACTTGtgataatttatttttagatactACACAACCTATTACTATGATAAGACGCTATGATGAacggaaagagaaaacatatgGTGAGAAACACGCTATTTCCGGAGCGATTCTTTAGGGTAGGTTTCCCGTCCTGAAGTCACGAGTTGGTTAAAAAAACGCCCCCTTACATCAGCCGCATCACCGTGATGCGGCTGATGTAAGGGGGCGTTTTTTTAACCAACTCGTGACTTCAGGACGGGAAACCTACCCTAAAGAATCGCTCCGGAAATAGCGTGTTTCcaacttgattgtttttctttccgttCGTCATAGCGTAGTACCCCTCCCCATAGATTTAACATACATTCTAATAAAATAGACATAGACAATACTCTAGACACTCTATAATAGTTTTCGTTCAGTTAAAATTCATCtagttgaaaatttgagacaccagaaaaaaacacacaaaaaaaagtaagtacacaaagaaatagaatgcaGGGTGAGACATTGAAGTTTTGTAGTGCAAGCCCAGAAGATTTCCCCCGTTGCCCGACTCCAAGCTGAAGAAATTCTGGCGTTTCCCTTCGAAACGCAGGTCGTTCGTCAGACTCTGGAAAACATGTTGCCAGAGTCGCACCCACTCCGCGTAGGTCTTAATTGGATTGCCATTTATGGTACTAATATCAAGTTTCTGTAGAGGATGGTGGATTTCCTCCGACGATATGAGGACTTCACCTTTTTGAATTACGATGTTTCATCATCGAGCATGCGAGCGGCCATCAAGTATAGGCAAAGCTTGGCTGCCCTTCAGAACAGCATCGTAGAGACACCCTGCGTAACCTCGGCTACATGGGAGCAGGCGGGTAGCTTATTTGCAGCATACCGTCTACTCGATCTCGTAGCGTTGTGGCCAGCAGCCTTTGGACCATCGTTGCCGGTGACCGTGCCCCTGAATGAAATACAGGCCAGCACAGGAACTAAGGAAATATTTTCACGGTTCAAGGTATGCGATCATGAAGTCACTCAATGTTAATTCTTAATtttcaaacaattattgTAGCTTGTAGATGACTTGAAGGACTGGCCGGCaatgctctgctctgccagGAAGCGCATCCTCAGAGCCGACTCTAAGTCGCACAGAAACATCAACACCCCTTCTATCAGTGACACGCCGTCATCCGCTTTCACCCAGGGCGGGCCCTCGGAATCAACGCTATTACTCTGTCTGGCGCGTAACCACTTCAAGGGTGTTGTGGGGAAAATAATCGGGAATGTGTACTGCGCCTCGCTACACTACCAAATCTTGTCAGGAATGCGCGGTATGAAGGACGATGAACACATTCTACCAGACATTCCAACGGACACGGCTACTCTTGCAAATCTCTagtaagttttctttcctctatTCATTGATACAATCTGCTCAACATACCCTAGTGCAAGCGGCCATCCTGATGCTGCGTTGTTCCTCTCAGAGGTCACGCCATCTCATTTAAAAATTCCTCTGCATGTCGCCCTTTTCATATCCcccatccttctttttgtgAATAAATCTTGGTATTCTAAGAAATGTGACCGGGAGCAGCTGCTTAAAGTAGGtgtatccacatcctcccagtTTAACTTGGATTAACGCACTCCTTTAGGCCTCAAAAGCGCTCGGTAATTGTCGCCCCCGTGTTCTGCGTGaagtggagatggaaatttggaaaatCATTGCAGCGCAAAATTGCGACATCCAGTCAGCCTTATATAAACTTGTTATCTCAGACTGCTGGATGGAATGCGAGCGGGTAATTGCACAAGATCCCGCATTTCACTTTTTCATATGTGTGTTCTACGTACTgtaacaaaataacaatttAAACTAATAATTGGCCAGCGTCAACGAGCAGCGCCGAGGTTACAGCAAATTCTAACCTAGCAAGGCGCAGCACTGAACCACACGGTAAGTTATAAGCAAAGTCTGCGTCAATTACATGATTTAAATCCGTTTAAAACAGCTCAACTTCAGACCGTTTCCCATCATGGTGAAAAAACCACCTGTGAAGGGTCCGACGCAGACGCGGagggtgacgatgatcacGAAGTGGACACGACGGAAAtggtcagcatgggtcaacgggagaacggggacaatacggtccctacctcaaatatacagcctccggaagacacgtcttcagtggctggcaaggatgtcagcatgggtcaacaggagaacggggacaatACGGTCCCTACCTCAGATATACAGCCTCCGGAAGACACATCTTCGgtggctggcaaggatgtgCCCACGGACGAGCAACCTGGTTTGCCGCGGAGTGATGATATTGGATCTGGTCTACTTCAGACTGAGAATACTGGGCCCTCAACTGCAGGGGATTGTGAGATGAACGTCGATCCGGAGCAAGCTGATGTCgaccatcaaatggaggatggtccacataccaatggtccagaaaatttgggagacGGCGGGGCTGGACAAGGAGCTGAAGGGTCTTCTGACGAGGCAAATCGTATGTCGGAAGTTCACGAGGGCGAAAAGCAGGGGCAAGACGGAGAACGACCCGACGAGGAGAACCGAATGTCAGAAgatggtgaggaggaaaggcCAGACGACAGTTCGTCGGACAATGAGACCGAGAAGCAGGGGCAAGGGGATGTTCCACCAGTCCAGGAGGACAGAATGTCGGTCGATGGAGAGGGGGTAGGCCCAGAGCAAAACAATGATTCCTCAGACATGGAGAGGAATACATTGGAAGACAGCCAAGGCGaaaaggagggggagaacgcacctcctgctcctcttaTTTTGAGGATTCCTCCTGTTTCCCAGATAAACAGGAGCAAAAACACCACGGCTGACTCCTctcagaaagggaaagggaagggccGGCAGGGCCTTTCCAAGCGGCCTCCCAAACGCAAGCCGACGCAGGCTACCGACACATTTGATTCGGACGACGACCTGTGTATTGATGTCGATCTGTACGACAGCAACACTACCCTTGATGTCGTCAGCACTCCGGAGAAGGTGTATGGCACCAAAGTTTGGTCCACCTACAACGGTCGTGGCCAACTTAAAAGTTTCTGCGTTGTTGCCCATGTAAGTCATTCTCAATATTGATTTTTTcgtcatttatttattctccaAACAAGAGTCAAGCCGACGTGGATCGTGTTGAAAGGGTTCTGGAATTGGTCGAGAATGACTACGTCGATGGAGTTCCATTGCACATAGCACGTCCCGAAGAATCATGTTTTGCGGTATTCGACCGCAGCACCACGAAATCCATGTATCTGATGGAGTCTTTCTCTGAAAGGAACGTCGTCCTtatgtctccttctcaaGAGGAGTCTATTTCAACTTGCTCCGACGAGTTCTACAGCCAGGTACGTCGCCATATGGGTGATATGACGAGCACCAGGTCAATCCAAGGTGtgtttcctcttcgatgttttgatttttctttctgcgtcTCATGCTAATGGCCGTAACAGATATGTCGACCATGTCGTCTAACCCCATCGAGAGGATTAAGCGTGGGTCCCTCTCTCAGGTCATGGAAGCAGCGAggatgaaaggcaaaagaggaaagatccTCAATGCCCTCGACATCCCTTTACCTCATGCAGGCGCTCACTCTTTTGACTTGAGTACTGAGGCGGCTGCTCTTCGGGCTACATCTGGTAGCTGGAAGTATAGTACCCCCGTCCCATTTGGTGATATGTCGTGGGGACTCGTAGCTACAGAGGGGGCATTTTCAGATATCCATATCGATGCCAATGGTTTCTGTTCCTTcatccaacctcttcatggACTGAAGCTGTGGATTATCATGTATCCCAGACGGTTGGATGTTGACCTTTCTTCTGACCGCCGTGTATTTCTGGGAGACAAGCTGGATTACGGGGAAACGCACCACCAAGACTGGATTTACGAGGCGATTGTTCTCGATAACCAGTCAGAACtgtatgtgatttttgaatgtcctacccatttgattatattgacgCTACTTTGAAAAACAGCTTCATGAGACCGAATACTCTACATATGGCGTATTCTATCTCCTCAGTGGTTTGCCGTGGCGGACATTTTTactcctccacttccttcgaagaaaccctgacaggAAT encodes:
- a CDS encoding Transcription elongation factor SPT5, which translates into the protein MSSYKRRRLDSLGNRTDINPFIDIEAAVSDDDESSEELDYEGGQLLNDNDEYSEDEERVAHSRLYHAMQNTDNADEWSDLLPMLLPSRMKIHPDNDIEPSSSRELIQKYGNPQPGGLGDNNYMPSATDIMYEIGCKVGREEAVAFKIMQMSTNPTFPIILARSVFAQSSIPGRIYVEAPSMQHAHTLACLVRELNPTHLVRLSSERCMEILSHPPPSRPEDQSWVKVAGKRKAWTTYANATGLVFTFQGRKSVVLIPRPPDNIKKSHLDRIFQDGFIITDFDAIDLKYLSNVLPTSSELEQFRECPFVTTETLAQASKAISMTRLKRYDRVKIIGGEYLGLFGTVKSVSDAEVEVHIPSQGITQAVALHDLRAAFQIGDSVEVVEGDHKDLHGWVSDFDGRSVCIIAPEHEREVIVPIHTVIFYVPPAHATLRPRKRHSSKLGERDHNDVYIGLSVIVVGNNTFKGYYGIVKSTTPDGFADVELEARNQRVERIKISHLIIHNREHINSAQDPGPSGGATPMPSTVASFLSPAWNPYSAIPVHSAVEIAELPSTVAHWLDTKYDKLKGLRLKVVDKSKGDHQVAMELLSLTDDTAHLALLGRTLTLPKSVLFPIHPVKKDDFVTPLEGDSMGIIFRIRSIDKDICVVHKYPVTRMKRGDTFPTFPTTSLIQIFPPSRGVKVVNM